In the genome of Fusarium graminearum PH-1 chromosome 2, whole genome shotgun sequence, the window CTTGCAGATTTGCCAGCCCTTGTAGAGACCCCGCGCAAATCTTTGCTCCCAACCAAGAATTTCCTGCCATGCGCCCTCATTGAGGAAGTTGTGCACCGAAACCATGCCCTCGACGGCAGTGATATCGGTATCAGTATAACCCTTGCGCAGCAGCGCATTGTACAtctgctgaggagaagggtACTCCCAGTTGCCATCGCCAGAGCCCTTGGGGATGGTTGACGCATCTCGGCTAGTCGGCAAGGCGAATTCCTGGTTAGGCGCAGGCTTCTGGGAAAGATCGGGGAACATGTAGTTGAGAGGGTTGAGCTGAGAGATCAGAGACTTGGGCTGCTCCTCGTTTCGGGCACCGTGAGGAACAGGACATCCTGACGTAGGCGGGGGGATTGAGGCGGGCTTCGGTTTAGCAGCGGGATTCAAGGCATCGGCCGACTTTTGGTGCATAGGGCAACCAGGCTGGAGAATGGTTAGTATATCAACAAAGAATTTGAAGAATGTGAGCGTACTGGAGgagccttgttggtagttGCTGGATGACCAGCAGGAACCGCAATAGCGGGAGCTGCATCTGCCCAAAACCAACCCATTGTCGATGGTTATAAAATAAAGCTGGATTGTTTGATAAAGGACCTGAGAGAAAAAAGGTATTGGCCTCGAAAGCGCAATATTTGGGAGAATCGAAAATAttggttggcgatgatgacaagatcaaagaatTGGAGAATGGGGAAATGTATGAGCAAGAAATTCCCAGATATGGATGCTTTATCGCGCCTATCAAAAAATTTGTGTCGCAAAAAGAGGCAAGACCGGGGCAAACCGCGCCAAGTGCTTCCCACTTTCCTTGTGAGTTCCCGTCTCCAGCGAGAAATGTTTCTGCTTTTTGTCAGCGCAGCACGTGCCTTCCCGAGTTGTTCCCGAGAAAGAATTAAAATCTTATTAAATTAATCGATAAGGCGATCGATAATGAATACGTGCTTTATACGTCACTTTTAGCAGTGACCAGCTCGACGTCACTAACACTATCCGTTAGCTCGTACCAGGGGATGGCGGGCATCCCTGTAATCAAGTCGTTGCATCATTAATGTTAGCACATGCAAAAGTATTTGTCGCTCTTTAATACTTTGAAACTGCTTTCTTCTCAATCCTCGAATGCGATCCTCTTTAACCTTCTCTCGAACATGAGAGCGTTCGCGTCTATTcaattcttcaacaagacaCTTCCTCTGTCGCGATGAGAGCTGGCCCTTTCATAGGCCGCTTTTTCGTGCATCCGGGCCTCCGAACATGTCCGAATGTCAGGCCAAACATCTCGATCCTTAGCCGTCGATTCGCTTCCCAAAGCTCACGCCACCCTCGATTTACAAAATGGTCTACACCTACCTCGAGAAGAATAGCCTTGCAAGCATCTGGCGGTGCGGTGGCACTAGGAACAGCTGCCTTTGTTGAATTATCGCAACAGGAAAACGGCAATGATCAAGAAACCGGAGAAAAGCGCATGCTCGAAGCGTCGCGAGCTGAAGTGCGAAAGGGCGTTCGAGCTGAGTCGCGAGGTCTTACACGAGTGGGAGAGCGTATCAAATACTTGATTGATCTTCTGATCATCGAACCTGTGTGCACCGGATTTCGTTTTCTGCAGCTTGTCGTTATCTTCGTACCAGTCATTATCACGATCCCTGCCATTTACTTTGGAAGCCGACGTCCCGATAGAGATAATGAGCGATCAGGGACGCTCTGGTGGTATGGCTTTCTGGTCAATGAGATGGAACTAGCTGGCCCAGCCTTTATCAAACTCGGGCAATGGGCTGCCTCACGAACCGACATCTTCCCCACGGAGATGTGTGAGATCATGTCCAAACTTCACTCAAATGCGCCAGCTCATTCGCTCCATGCTACGCGCGTGACCGTTGAAGCTGCATTTGGTGGCCTCCCCTTTGAGGAGATTTTCGAAGAGTTCCACGAGAAACctcttggcgttggcgcCATTGCGCAGGTTTACAAGGCCAAATTGAAGCCTGGGCTGGCCAAACCAGAGGAAGCCGAACTGCACGATTCATATCATTTAGCCCAGAACGTGAAGCGCAACGTTGACACGGTCCTAAAGAGCTCACCACAAAGGATACCGTCATCATACGTTGCAATCAAGGTGCTACATCCCCGTGTAGAGAGAACAGTCAGAAGAGACCTTCGCATCAtgggcttctttgcctcACTCCTCAACCTTATCCCAACCATCGAGTGGCTTTCATTACCGGACGAGGTAACTCAGTTtggagagatgatgaagctgcaGCTCGATCTCCGTATAGAGGCCGCAAACCTGGCGACTTTCCGAAAGAACTTTAAGGATCGGTCCACTGCTTGGTTTCCATACCCTTACACAGAGTACACAACTCGCAACGTTCTGATTGAGGAGTATGCCCAGGGTATCCCATTGGCAGACTTCATGGAGAATGGCGGTGGCGTCTTCCAACACGATATCGCCGATGAGGGTCTCGATGCTTTCCTTCGTATGTTGCTGCTTGACAACTTTGTTCACGCGGATTTGCATCCTGGCAACATCATGGTACGATTCTACCAATCAGCTCACCCAGACCTCCGCCTACGAAAGGCAATGACCAAGGCCCATCCTGATGAGGCAGAAGATGTCACCGAGCAAGTGCTCGAGCGACTTCGACCATACCGACATCGCAAGGATACAAAAGCATGGCAGGATGAGCTGGCCAAAATCGACGCCGAGGGGTTCCGCCCTCAACTTATCTTTATTGATACAGGACTGGTGACCGAGCTCAACGCCGTGAACCGCGAAAACTTCCTCGACCTTTTCCGCGCCGTTGCTGAGTTTGACGGCTACAAAGCTGGTCATCTCATGTGCGAGCGCTGTCGCCAACCAGATGCCGTGCTGGACAAGGAAGTGTTTGCCCTCAAAATGCAACATCTCGTTCTCAGTGTTAAGAGCCGTACTCTGGCTCTCGGTAACGTCAAAATTGGCGATATCCTGCAAGAGGTACTCAGCATGGTTCGAAACCACCATGTCCGCCTCGAAGGCGACTTTGTCAATGTCGTAATCagcatcctccttctcgagggCATTGGCCGCAGCTTGAATCCTGATGTCGATCTACTCAGCAGTTCACTACCAATTCTACGACAGCTTAGCGCTCAGAGTGGAACAAGTATGGCCAAGCACGGAGACTTCTCTATGTTGGTGGTATGGCTGGGATTAGAAGCCAGACGTTTTATGCAGGCCAGTATTGAAGATGTAAGTCCTGAGAGTACCCCTCCGTCCCTTGCATATACTAATATCAATCAGGTCGAGCGATGTGTCAAGTACGATCAGCTCTCTCCGAATATATAATAGTGTAGAACTCTGTATTAGATGAGAATATCTGGAGTTCAAAGCATCACCGGCGTACTTTGGATTTTACAAGAGGCGTGCCTCGGAGTTAAAGAGAGATTTAGACGTACAAATCCACTTACACTACACATAGGCTCAACTCATTTGAAGTTATCAAGAGCAATTTCTTGGAATATTATCATTGTCAAACATGTTTAGATTAAATGCCGCTTAAAAGCGACGTCTTCAACTCAACCCTTTCTATACCTATGTGCTGGTTGCGCACTTTAATATTCCCTTGATGACACCATGCGCCCCTTTCCCTTAAGTTACAAAGATGTATCCGTATCCGTACCCATACACGCAGACTTCTAATCTGTGCTTGCGCTCAGCTCTGTGGACTTCTCCCACAGGTTCCTGAGCAGGGCAGCCgtcccatcttcttcttcgccgccGACAAGGCTTGATCCGCTTAGCCGATCCGTCAACctgccatcgtcgtcgttgcCGTCGTAGCTCGACCCTGCGCCATTGGTGCGAACCGAGGTAGCGCGCTTGGGTGTGCCTGGCCGTCGAGCATCGGGCATGCTGACGTTGCGAGTGTGCTGGCGCATCACGAGATCCCCGGTGCGCTTGCCGTTCGTAGAGGCCGAGTAAGGCCTTGGAATGCGCAATGACTTTTCCATGCCGGGGAGGTGGTTGAGGCGTTCGAGTGAGCGTGAGACTGGGTTTTGATACCTTCGAACGACAAGATACTCCATACCGGTGCGCTCCAAGAGCTTACCGACACGAGGATCTCGACTGTTACCGCCATCATAGCCAGGACCACCAACACCGATGAGTGGCGTATGGCCAACTACACCCCCAACACCACCGACTGCTTGTCCAGGTTCAATTACGGAGCTGGCTCGCTGCAAGTTAAGCTTCTGCTGTGTCCGTGATGTCTGGGCAGCGGGTGGCGCGGTGCGCCTTGCTGTCTTGGGCGCAAGAGCACTATCGTCAACTTCTTGCTTTGGCGCGCTTGTAGGCGGCTCTCGACGCTCTTCGAGATCGCCTTTCAAGCTGGTTATGGAGCGTGCCTTGTGAGGAGTTTCATCATATCGGGGAAAGTCCCCTCGACGTGGTCGGTAAAAAGACCCATCGCTAGTCAATCCTGAACCAACAGCTTCGACAAACCGGGATGTCAACTCGTCAGTATTACTTCCCGCAAGAGTACCCGATCCAGGGGTTTCGGCAGATGCTGGAGCAAAGTGCCGAGGGGATATCTGCGCTAGGTCGGCGGTCATCTGTGGCGGAGCTCCGTGAGACGGAGTGCGCTTGAGAATGCGGGAAGTGAGATACTCCTTGTGATGCGccgtttctctttctggacTGGTTGAGTTTGGCTGCTCTggttcttcctcctcttcttcttcctcttcctcctgctcctgttCGGCCTGCTTGAAGGCTGATGGATCGTTGGGGGTTACGGGTCTCGAGCGGTCGTCAGGGTGGACAGAGTGGTTGCTGCTATTGAGAGACCCCTTGCGGGAGAGGTAGGGCGAATTGGAACCACTGGCATCAACCCAttcgtcctcctcgttgCCCAAATCAAAATGCACCTGCGACTTGCCGCCAGAGGTTTGAGGCTGGTAGACAATTGTGGTGCTGGATGCGCGCTTGAGTTCTGCAGATCGGGTTCGCTTGCCAATTTCCGTATGCGAGCGATTGCGCTTGAGTTTGGAGTGGGAGGGGCTCTTGACGATTTTTGGTTGCGGAGAATTCTTGATCAATTTCGTTTGTGACGCGCTTTTAACAAGATTGCCCGAGGAAGAGTCGCGCGAAGATAGTTTGGCGTCGCTGGCAGCTCGGCGATGCGAATTGGATGCAAGGGCTGCAGCGTttctttgaagaagttgttgctgttcaACCTGATCGGGAGTGTCTGTGTGACGACGGCTGAGCTTTGGCTGTTTGGGGGCAGTTTTGGAACCAGGGCCTCGGGCGTGATGCAGGTGACCGACTGTGTGCTGTCGCTGGTGATGACGCACAGGTCG includes:
- a CDS encoding cytochrome c heme lyase, producing the protein MGWFWADAAPAIAVPAGHPATTNKAPPPGCPMHQKSADALNPAAKPKPASIPPPTSGCPVPHGARNEEQPKSLISQLNPLNYMFPDLSQKPAPNQEFALPTSRDASTIPKGSGDGNWEYPSPQQMYNALLRKGYTDTDITAVEGMVSVHNFLNEGAWQEILGWEQRFARGLYKGWQICKRGEGHVEEELNKHWDGVDTEPSLVRFQGRPKELTPKAHMMQVLGWIYPSKFGTEPPFDRHDWYVAREINGQRKEIRYIIDYYSGEPEADGEPVFFLDVRPAATPLGSAERIIRWSTDTWWKAIGGDRHEQDPQPWFRGSS